One window from the genome of Carnobacteriaceae bacterium zg-84 encodes:
- a CDS encoding phosphoribosylaminoimidazolesuccinocarboxamide synthase, whose amino-acid sequence MNLLYEGKAKQLYSCEEPDKVYVHYKNSATAFNGIKKEEFEKKGVLNNTITSLIFNYLENAGVRTHFIEKVNDTDQICQHVTIIPLEVIIRNIVAGSMAKKYGLPEGQVLAKPVFELSYKNDALGDPLINDDHAVALHIVTEDELAFIKFQALRINMLLQEFFLKANLTLVDFKIEFGKTKNNQIILADEISPDTCRLWEVGTQEKFDKDRFRRDLGGVMEAYEEVLRRLTHE is encoded by the coding sequence ATGAATTTATTGTATGAGGGCAAAGCAAAACAACTGTATTCTTGTGAAGAACCAGATAAAGTTTATGTTCATTATAAAAATAGTGCAACAGCTTTTAATGGTATAAAAAAAGAAGAATTTGAGAAAAAAGGCGTTTTAAACAATACGATTACATCGTTGATTTTTAATTATTTAGAGAATGCAGGTGTACGTACACATTTCATTGAAAAAGTGAATGATACGGATCAGATTTGTCAACATGTGACGATTATTCCTCTAGAAGTCATTATTCGGAATATTGTTGCAGGATCTATGGCGAAAAAATACGGTCTACCTGAAGGTCAAGTACTGGCAAAACCCGTATTTGAGTTAAGTTATAAAAATGATGCGTTAGGAGATCCACTTATAAACGATGATCATGCCGTGGCGTTGCATATTGTGACAGAAGATGAATTAGCTTTTATCAAATTCCAAGCTTTACGTATCAATATGCTTTTGCAAGAATTTTTCTTAAAAGCTAATTTAACATTGGTTGATTTTAAAATTGAGTTTGGAAAGACAAAAAATAATCAAATTATTTTGGCAGATGAAATTTCTCCAGATACATGTCGATTATGGGAAGTTGGAACACAAGAAAAGTTTGATAAGGACAGATTTCGCCGAGATTTAGGTGGTGTTATGGAAGCGTACGAAGAAGTGTTAAGGAGATTAACTCATGAGTAG